The DNA sequence TGGCCGGAGCTGCTCTCGCCCAGAGCTCCGACTGCTCGCCCAAGTCTGGTGATGTCCAGACCCTTCAGTTCGCCTGGGCTCTCCAGCATCTGTCCGAACGGTTCTGGTCGTCTCAATCCCTCAACCAGACCTTCCTGAACAATGCCACCAACGCCTCCCAGGCAAACTACGAACCCAACTTCAAGGGCATCACCCGTGAGAACCGTCTGGGCATCCGGGCCGTGCAGCAGGTTGGCAACGACCTCTCCAACTTCACCACTCCTCGTTgcaacatcaccatcccGCAATCTCAGGACGCCAACAGCTTCCTCAAGAACGCCCTGCAGGTCGAGCAGACCGTTGCCGGTGGCCTCATCGGCCTGGCCGCCTACACCCAGTCTCCTGAGGTCGCCTTCCTCCTAGCTCGTCTGGCTGCCCAGCACAGCGCCCAAGCCGCCTACCTCGGTACTGAGACGAACtccaccttcttcccctcgaACAGCACCTCTTTGATCCCCGCCTATACTCCAGACCAGATCCTCAAGACCGGTAATCAGACCGGCCAGCTGGGTACCTATTTCAACAAGTGCGTGACTGCGCCCTCCGGCCCTTGTGGCCAGAAGGTTAACGTCGGTCCTCTGGTCGCAACCCTGAACTCCACTAGCACTGGCGGTGGTACTTCTAGCTCTGCATCCCCCTCTAGCACCGCCACTGAGACTTCGTCGGCCTCATCCTCGACTAGCACGTCGAcggccaggaacaggaagtACTTCTAAGCTTCTGATTCGAATCATATCGAGTATATCGACAAGCCAACAGAGGCCGAGAAAGACAATCCGCCAAAGATATACTTCGCAATTTTGGGTTGGTAAAAGTCTGAGTGTGACTTATGATGACCACCATTCATGTATCAACCACGTTCTGTAATCATCTAATTTATGTCCCAGTGTGTGGGGTAATGTAATGTGCCAGGTTTGGATGGGTTCTGTGCTATAGTTGGTTTATATAATAGTTTATAGTTTCTGGATCTATAGGTCAGGGAATCAATATGTTTATTATGAAAGACAGCTACTTGTTCTAACACAGGCCCAACCACTTTGGACCAATTGGCAAACTCTGCGTAATTAAATGACATAGTAGATTATGTATTCTATGATAGAGGGATATGTTCATGAAATAGGAACTTGTTAACCTTCCGGTCTGATGGATCTCGAAACGCCGATAGCTCAAACTTGAAACAAAAGAATTTTTTGCCAACGGCTAATGTACCAGGGCAGTGATTGTTCCTGATTTTCAAGGTAGCATGGCTTCAACCACGCAGATATCGTTGGCATTATTGGCGTTGAAAATGTGGGGCGGACGTAAAACCCTGTGGTCATATGCATTAGAGTCTTGATAAATAAGCTTGTGTGCTTCAAAGCCCTTCTTGCCAGAAGTGTTATAGATAGTACTATGCGAGGGACATCAGAAAGTGCCCCGAAAGCCAATTTAACATACAATCGGAGTGGTTCCTAGTTGATCGATAGGTCGTCCTCTACTGCTTCCCCTCTGCTGACTACACGAATCCCTGCAATGGCGTCTTTGagaccctttttttttttcccgaCCGATTGGACTAGAGAGAACAAGGGTGTACGTAGTCCTCCTCTTTAGGGCTACGTCGATCATGAGCCATTTATCCCGAACCTCACTTGACTGTTTTAACTTAAATAATCCAATCCCTCAGAAAGAattctcttcaccaccatATATCCaactcaaccccaaccaaaGCGCATAACCATGACACCCTGGAAAACCGAACGATGCAGTATCGCCGACGCCCCCGCCTTAGCCGACAATAACATGTCAGCCTTCTGGGAAGACCCAACATGGATCCTTCTATGGCCCAAGGAAATCACACTGGACTATCTAATCTCCCAATGCGCAAAGCGGTACCCCAGGAGCCTGCTGAACTCCCGCAAAAACACCCGCCACCTGAAGGCCGTCGATCCCCTCACCGGCGAGTTAGTCGGATACGCGCGGTGGATTTTACCGGACACGCACGttgttgcagaagatgggACTCCGCAGTGGGGGGAGGCGCAGATTCCGGACGTGAGCGACGAGGAGAAAACACGATTCCAGGCATTGGCGGAGTCGGCGTGGTGGGGTGGGAGAAGTGATATGGATTCGATCGATGATTTGAATGATGAGGTTATGCGTCGTATACTGGTGCAGAGGCCGTATATGAGTAAGTTGGCGGGGTGGTAGTGGTTCTTGTTGGGGGACTTGTTGAGCTGGCTGATTGTTGTTATAGAGCTTGACTATTTGGCGGTTCATCCTAAGaataaagggaaaggaatTGCGACGGTGCTTGTTGCTGCCGGTGTTAGGGCGGCGGAATCAATCGGCTTGCCGACTGTTACCATGTCGTATAAGGCTGGTCGTGGGGTGTATGCGCGTTTAGGgtttgaggaggtggatcGAGTCATTCAGGATGACTCGCAATATGGAGGTGCTGGTGAATATGGAGCGTACTTTATGATACGGGAGATTGGGAATTGAAAGCTTGGACacattgtatgtatgtactgggtttgatgatggtggtttATTCTTTCATTATTCGCTACCTTCGCGTACTGTTCTCATACAATTGTGGAGGTGTACTTGTCCTTTTAAACGCACGCGCCAGGGATTATTAGGTGAATCGATCAAAGCTATTCGGAGTAACTCAGGCTTGTGCTGGGATTCGGTTCATTGATAAAGGATTGTTCATATTTCATTCCGAGGCTACTACAGATCGACATGACAACAAAGGATGAGATAAAGGCACATCAGGAGAACAAGCTCTCTCCACTGTCATGAAAGAGTTCCGAGttctttactcttcctcGGGGACATCATAAACGTCATACTTCTCTTTGGACCGCTTATCGGGGACGTCGTACACATCGTACTTCTCCTTGGACCGCTTGTCAGGGGCGTCATAAACATCATATTTCTCTTTGGACCGCTTGTCGAGGACGTCATAAACATCATACTTCTCTTTGGACCGCTTGTCGACGGCGTCGTAGACATCGTACTTCTCCTTGGACCGCTTGTCGGGAACATCGTAGACATCGTATTTCTCCTTGGATGGCTCACGACTACCCAATATTAGTTACCAGTGCTCGTTCCTGCTTCACGATGACAATATAGCTAGCTTACACTCCAAGAGAGTTGGCCGGGGCCGGAAAAGCCAG is a window from the Aspergillus oryzae RIB40 DNA, chromosome 6 genome containing:
- a CDS encoding uncharacterized protein (predicted protein); the encoded protein is MRIFSALSSLLLAGAALAQSSDCSPKSGDVQTLQFAWALQHLSERFWSSQSLNQTFLNNATNASQANYEPNFKGITRENRLGIRAVQQVGNDLSNFTTPRCNITIPQSQDANSFLKNALQVEQTVAGGLIGLAAYTQSPEVAFLLARLAAQHSAQAAYLGTETNSTFFPSNSTSLIPAYTPDQILKTGNQTGQLGTYFNKCVTAPSGPCGQKVNVGPLVATLNSTSTGGGTSSSASPSSTATETSSASSSTSTSTARNRKYF
- a CDS encoding GNAT family N-acetyltransferase (predicted protein), which codes for MTPWKTERCSIADAPALADNNMSAFWEDPTWILLWPKEITLDYLISQCAKRYPRSLLNSRKNTRHLKAVDPLTGELVGYARWILPDTHVVAEDGTPQWGEAQIPDVSDEEKTRFQALAESAWWGGRSDMDSIDDLNDEVMRRILVQRPYMKLDYLAVHPKNKGKGIATVLVAAGVRAAESIGLPTVTMSYKAGRGVYARLGFEEVDRVIQDDSQYGGAGEYGAYFMIREIGN
- a CDS encoding uncharacterized protein (predicted protein); the encoded protein is MRFTAASLVTLGLLASALAFPAPANSLGVREPSKEKYDVYDVPDKRSKEKYDVYDAVDKRSKEKYDVYDVLDKRSKEKYDVYDAPDKRSKEKYDVYDVPDKRSKEKYDVYDVPEEE